The Xanthomonas sontii genome contains a region encoding:
- a CDS encoding beta-ketoacyl-ACP synthase III → MSKRIYSRIAGTGSYLPEKVLTNDDLSHMVDTSDEWIRSRTGIRERHIAAPGQTAGDLGYEAALKAIEAAGIDAAELDMIVVGTTTPDLIFPSTACLIQARLGVVGCPALDVNAACSGFVYALSVADKFIRSGDAKTVLVIGTETLSRIVDWTERTTCVLFGDGAGAVVLRADEDTGILSTHLHADGSKKELLWNPVGIATGLGDGTGDPAAGGIQMKGSEVFKYAVKALDAVVDETLEANGLDKHDLDWLIPHQANLRIIEATAKRLELPMEQVVVTVDIHGNTSSASVPMALDVAVRSGRVQRGQLLLLEAFGGGFTWGSALLRY, encoded by the coding sequence ATGAGCAAGCGGATCTATTCCAGGATCGCGGGCACCGGCAGCTATTTGCCTGAAAAAGTGTTGACCAACGACGATCTGTCGCACATGGTCGACACCAGCGACGAATGGATCCGCAGCCGTACCGGCATCCGCGAGCGGCACATCGCCGCCCCCGGCCAGACCGCCGGCGACCTGGGCTACGAGGCCGCGCTGAAGGCCATCGAAGCCGCCGGCATCGATGCCGCCGAACTCGACATGATCGTGGTCGGCACCACCACGCCGGATCTGATCTTTCCGTCCACCGCCTGCCTGATCCAGGCCCGCCTCGGCGTGGTCGGCTGCCCGGCGCTGGACGTCAACGCCGCCTGTTCCGGCTTCGTCTACGCGCTCAGCGTGGCCGACAAGTTCATCCGCAGCGGCGACGCGAAGACCGTGCTGGTCATCGGCACCGAAACCCTCAGCCGCATCGTCGACTGGACCGAGCGCACCACCTGCGTGCTGTTCGGTGACGGCGCCGGCGCGGTGGTCCTGCGCGCCGACGAAGACACGGGCATCCTCAGCACCCATCTGCATGCCGACGGCAGCAAGAAGGAACTGCTGTGGAATCCGGTCGGCATCGCCACCGGCCTGGGCGACGGCACCGGCGATCCGGCCGCCGGCGGCATCCAGATGAAGGGCAGCGAGGTGTTCAAGTACGCGGTCAAGGCGCTCGACGCCGTGGTCGACGAGACCCTCGAGGCCAACGGCCTGGACAAGCACGACCTGGACTGGCTGATCCCGCACCAGGCCAACCTGCGCATCATCGAAGCCACCGCCAAGCGCCTGGAGCTGCCGATGGAGCAGGTGGTGGTGACGGTGGACATCCACGGCAACACCTCCTCCGCCTCGGTGCCGATGGCGCTGGACGTGGCGGTGCGTTCGGGCCGCGTGCAGCGCGGCCAGTTGCTGCTGCTGGAAGCCTTCGGCGGCGGCTTCACCTGGGGCTCGGCGCTGCTGCGCTACTGA
- the mltG gene encoding endolytic transglycosylase MltG, producing MVVAWAKRGCLTLLGTLLVLALLVAAAGAWWWHSYRAFAEQPLQASQPSVEVARGASLNGVLRKLRAAGVNQGSDLQWQVLARELGVAGKLKFGEYALQPALSPRELLLRMRKGQVIQYRFTIVEGWNVRQLRSALNAATPLVHTTTDLSDSELMAKLGQPGQHPEGRFLPETYLYQRGDTDLQVLRRAHAAMDKALAEAWDARAKDLSLQSPEQALILASIVEKETGLAAERPQIAGVFVRRLQLGMKLQTDPSVIYGIGSAYDGNIRKRDLETDTPYNTYTRTGLTPTPIAMPGREALRAATNPAPGDSLYFVAIGDGSGAHAFSANYAEHNAAVARYLQRLRQARSDAAVSP from the coding sequence GTGGTCGTGGCTTGGGCTAAACGCGGGTGTCTGACCCTGCTGGGAACATTGCTGGTGCTGGCGCTGCTGGTGGCCGCGGCCGGCGCCTGGTGGTGGCACAGCTATCGCGCCTTCGCCGAGCAACCGCTGCAGGCGAGCCAGCCCAGCGTGGAAGTGGCGCGCGGCGCCTCGCTCAACGGCGTGCTGCGCAAGCTGCGCGCCGCCGGCGTGAACCAGGGCAGCGACCTGCAGTGGCAGGTGCTGGCGCGCGAACTGGGCGTGGCCGGCAAGCTCAAGTTTGGCGAATACGCACTGCAGCCGGCACTGAGCCCGCGCGAACTGCTGCTGCGCATGCGCAAGGGCCAGGTGATCCAGTACCGCTTCACCATCGTCGAAGGCTGGAACGTGCGCCAGCTGCGTAGCGCCTTGAACGCGGCCACGCCGCTGGTACACACCACCACCGACCTCAGCGACAGCGAACTGATGGCCAAGCTCGGCCAGCCCGGCCAGCACCCGGAAGGCCGCTTCCTGCCCGAAACCTACCTCTACCAGCGCGGCGACACCGATCTGCAGGTGCTGCGCCGCGCGCATGCGGCGATGGACAAGGCCCTGGCCGAGGCCTGGGACGCGCGCGCCAAGGACCTGTCGCTGCAGTCGCCGGAGCAGGCGCTGATCCTGGCCTCGATCGTGGAGAAGGAAACCGGCCTGGCCGCCGAGCGCCCGCAGATCGCCGGCGTGTTCGTGCGCCGCCTGCAACTGGGCATGAAGCTGCAGACCGACCCGAGCGTGATCTACGGCATCGGCAGCGCCTACGACGGCAACATCCGCAAGCGCGACCTGGAGACCGATACGCCGTACAACACCTACACCCGCACCGGCCTGACCCCGACCCCGATCGCCATGCCCGGCCGCGAAGCGCTGCGTGCCGCCACCAACCCGGCGCCGGGCGACAGCCTGTATTTCGTGGCCATCGGCGACGGCAGCGGCGCGCATGCGTTCTCCGCCAACTACGCCGAGCACAACGCGGCGGTGGCGCGCTACCTGCAGCGCCTGCGCCAGGCGCGCAGTGACGCGGCGGTGTCGCCATGA
- the fabG gene encoding 3-oxoacyl-ACP reductase FabG gives MSKPLQGEIALVTGASRGIGAAIADELAAQGATVIGTATSDAGAQAIGARLAAHGGHGRALDVTDGAAVDALIEAIAKEFGPVSILVNNAGITRDNLLMRMKDDDWQAIIDTNLTSVFRTSKAVLRGMMKARKGRIVNIASVVGVTGNPGQANYAAAKAGIIAFSKSMAKEIGSRGITVNVVAPGFIDTDMTKALPEAQRTALLEQIALGQLGQPSDIANAVAFLAGPGAGYITGETLHVNGGMYMP, from the coding sequence ATGAGCAAGCCATTGCAGGGCGAGATCGCGCTGGTCACCGGCGCCAGCCGCGGCATCGGTGCCGCCATCGCCGACGAACTGGCCGCGCAGGGCGCCACCGTCATCGGCACCGCCACCTCCGACGCCGGCGCGCAGGCGATCGGCGCGCGCCTGGCCGCCCATGGCGGTCATGGCCGCGCGCTGGACGTCACCGACGGCGCCGCGGTCGATGCGCTGATCGAGGCGATCGCCAAGGAATTCGGCCCGGTCTCGATCCTGGTCAACAACGCCGGCATCACCCGCGACAACTTGCTGATGCGGATGAAGGACGACGACTGGCAGGCGATCATCGACACCAACCTGACCAGCGTGTTCCGCACTTCCAAGGCGGTGCTGCGCGGCATGATGAAGGCGCGCAAGGGCCGCATCGTCAACATCGCTTCGGTGGTCGGCGTGACCGGCAATCCGGGCCAGGCCAACTACGCCGCGGCCAAGGCCGGCATCATCGCCTTCTCCAAGTCGATGGCCAAGGAAATCGGCTCGCGCGGCATCACCGTCAACGTGGTCGCGCCAGGCTTCATCGACACCGACATGACCAAGGCGCTGCCGGAAGCGCAACGCACCGCGCTGCTGGAGCAGATCGCACTCGGCCAGCTCGGCCAGCCGTCCGACATCGCCAACGCGGTGGCGTTCCTGGCCGGGCCCGGCGCCGGCTACATCACCGGCGAAACCCTGCACGTGAACGGCGGGATGTACATGCCGTGA
- the tmk gene encoding dTMP kinase, with the protein MSEAVLRHHRFVSLEGGEGAGKTTAINAIRDALQAQGHEVVLTREPGGTPLAERIRALLLDKTPGEVAEPLAAETELLLVFAARAQHVREVIRPALQRGAYVVSDRFTDSSYAYQGEGRGLDRAWIADLERRAVGLQPGLTLLLDLDVQIGRARTSGRDLWPDRIESEQDDFFQRVRAGFRQRAAQDPQRFRVIDASQPPQAVAQAVAAALAAWVQQQQEPTP; encoded by the coding sequence ATGAGCGAGGCCGTGCTGCGTCACCATCGCTTCGTCAGCCTGGAAGGCGGCGAGGGCGCCGGCAAGACCACCGCGATCAACGCGATCCGCGATGCGTTGCAGGCGCAGGGCCACGAAGTGGTGCTGACCCGCGAACCGGGCGGCACGCCGCTGGCCGAGCGCATCCGCGCGCTGCTGCTGGACAAGACGCCCGGCGAGGTCGCAGAGCCGCTGGCCGCAGAGACCGAACTGCTGCTGGTGTTCGCCGCGCGCGCGCAGCACGTGCGCGAGGTGATCCGCCCGGCGCTGCAGCGCGGCGCCTACGTGGTCAGCGACCGCTTCACCGATTCCAGCTACGCCTACCAGGGCGAAGGCCGCGGCCTGGATCGCGCCTGGATCGCCGACCTGGAACGGCGCGCGGTCGGCCTGCAGCCGGGCCTGACCCTGCTGCTGGACCTGGACGTGCAGATCGGCCGCGCCCGCACCAGCGGCCGCGATCTGTGGCCGGACCGGATCGAGAGCGAGCAGGACGATTTCTTCCAGCGCGTGCGTGCCGGCTTCCGCCAGCGCGCCGCGCAGGACCCGCAGCGCTTCCGCGTCATCGACGCCAGCCAGCCGCCGCAGGCGGTCGCCCAGGCGGTCGCCGCCGCATTGGCGGCGTGGGTGCAGCAGCAACAGGAGCCAACGCCATGA
- the fabD gene encoding ACP S-malonyltransferase: protein MTDSTLAFVFPGQGSQSLGMLAELAELHPQLRDSFAEASEGAGVDLWALSQGGPEEMLNRTEYTQPALLAASVALWRLWLAEGGARPAQLAGHSLGEYSALVAAGALSLHDGAHLVRLRGQLMQDAAPAGVGAMAAVLGAEDALVEEVCAQAAGSQVVVPANYNSPGQVVIGGDAAAVDRALALLAERGVRKAVKLAVSVPSHTPLMREAANRLAEAMRGLAWQAPQLPVVQNADAQVHEGVEAIRQALVEQLYLPVRWTGCVQALAAGGATRLAECGPGKVLTGLVKRIDKSLDGRALGTPAEFAGAREAWAS, encoded by the coding sequence GTGACCGATTCCACACTCGCCTTCGTCTTCCCCGGCCAGGGTTCGCAATCGCTGGGCATGCTGGCCGAACTGGCCGAATTGCATCCGCAGCTGCGCGACAGCTTCGCCGAAGCCTCCGAGGGCGCCGGCGTGGACCTGTGGGCGCTGAGCCAGGGCGGCCCGGAAGAGATGCTCAACCGCACCGAGTACACCCAGCCGGCGCTGCTGGCCGCCAGTGTGGCGCTGTGGCGGCTGTGGCTGGCCGAAGGCGGGGCGCGTCCGGCGCAGCTGGCCGGGCACAGCCTGGGCGAATACAGCGCGCTGGTCGCCGCCGGCGCCCTGTCGCTGCACGACGGCGCGCACCTGGTGCGGCTGCGCGGGCAACTGATGCAGGACGCCGCGCCGGCCGGCGTGGGCGCGATGGCCGCCGTGCTCGGCGCCGAGGATGCGCTGGTCGAAGAGGTCTGCGCGCAGGCCGCCGGCAGCCAGGTGGTGGTGCCGGCCAACTACAACTCGCCGGGGCAGGTGGTGATCGGCGGCGATGCCGCGGCGGTCGACCGCGCGCTGGCGCTGCTGGCCGAGCGCGGCGTGCGCAAGGCGGTGAAGCTGGCGGTCAGCGTGCCGTCGCACACCCCGCTGATGCGCGAGGCGGCCAACCGCCTGGCCGAAGCGATGCGTGGGCTGGCCTGGCAGGCGCCGCAACTGCCGGTGGTGCAGAACGCCGATGCGCAGGTGCACGAGGGCGTCGAGGCGATCCGCCAGGCGTTGGTCGAGCAGTTGTATCTGCCGGTGCGCTGGACCGGCTGCGTGCAGGCGCTGGCCGCCGGCGGCGCCACCCGCCTGGCCGAGTGCGGCCCGGGCAAGGTGCTGACCGGGTTGGTCAAGCGCATCGACAAGTCGCTCGACGGCCGCGCCCTGGGCACGCCCGCCGAGTTCGCCGGCGCGCGCGAGGCCTGGGCCTCCTGA
- a CDS encoding DNA polymerase III subunit delta': MSDVPFAPWQQRAYDQTVAALDAGRLGHGLLICGPEGLGKRAVALKLAAHVLGQGEPAAALRSAQLIAAGTHPDLQLISFIPNRTGDKLRTEIVIEQVREISQKLALTPQYGVAQVVVVDPADAINRAACNALLKTLEEPQPGRYLWLISAQPARLPATIRSRCQRLEFKLPPADEAIAWLLAQDFPEKTAREALDAARGHPGLAAQWLREDGLKLRRQVAADLEQVAAGKLGTLDAAQRWSGDALAEQRLGHAADLALAQASQAGLTDPARLHKLAAWFDAANRTRDLLRTTVRADLAIAELLLAWRDGDRPARRGAQR, from the coding sequence ATGAGCGACGTGCCGTTCGCGCCGTGGCAGCAGCGCGCCTACGACCAGACCGTGGCCGCGCTCGATGCGGGCCGCCTCGGCCACGGCCTGCTGATCTGCGGGCCGGAAGGCCTGGGCAAGCGTGCGGTGGCGCTGAAGCTGGCCGCGCACGTACTGGGTCAGGGCGAGCCGGCCGCGGCGCTGCGCAGCGCGCAGTTGATCGCCGCCGGCACCCATCCGGACCTGCAGCTGATCTCGTTCATCCCCAACCGCACCGGCGACAAGCTGCGCACCGAGATCGTCATCGAGCAGGTGCGCGAGATCTCGCAGAAGCTGGCGCTGACTCCGCAGTACGGCGTGGCCCAGGTGGTGGTGGTGGACCCGGCCGACGCGATCAACCGCGCCGCCTGCAATGCCTTGCTGAAGACGCTGGAAGAGCCGCAGCCCGGCCGCTATCTGTGGCTGATCAGCGCGCAGCCGGCGCGCCTGCCGGCGACCATCCGCAGCCGTTGCCAGCGGCTGGAATTCAAGTTGCCGCCGGCCGACGAGGCGATCGCGTGGCTGCTGGCCCAGGACTTTCCCGAGAAGACCGCGCGCGAAGCGCTGGACGCCGCGCGCGGCCATCCCGGCCTGGCCGCGCAGTGGTTGCGCGAGGACGGATTGAAGCTGCGCCGGCAGGTGGCCGCGGACCTGGAGCAGGTCGCCGCCGGCAAGCTCGGCACGCTGGACGCCGCGCAGCGCTGGAGCGGGGACGCACTCGCCGAACAGCGCCTGGGCCATGCCGCCGACCTGGCGCTTGCCCAGGCGTCGCAGGCCGGCTTGACCGACCCGGCGCGATTGCACAAGCTGGCCGCGTGGTTCGACGCCGCCAATCGCACCCGCGACCTGCTGCGGACCACCGTGCGCGCCGACCTGGCGATCGCGGAACTGTTGCTGGCCTGGCGCGATGGCGATCGCCCGGCCCGGAGAGGGGCACAACGATGA
- a CDS encoding Maf family nucleotide pyrophosphatase, with protein sequence MPALILASTSAYRRELLQRLRLPFDCARPQVDETPLPGEAPLALAQRLAAAKAAAVAATAGEAWVIGSDQVAELDGQPLGKPGEVAAAHAQLAAMSGRSVRFHTAVCLQRGARTLHACDLTEVQFRDLQAEAIARYVAAEQPLDCAGSFKCEGLGISLFRAIRTQDPTALIGLPLIALSELLREAGFVLP encoded by the coding sequence ATGCCCGCGCTGATCCTGGCTTCCACTTCCGCCTACCGCCGCGAACTGCTGCAACGGCTGCGTCTGCCCTTCGACTGCGCGCGCCCGCAGGTCGACGAGACCCCGCTGCCCGGCGAAGCGCCGCTGGCGCTGGCGCAGCGGCTGGCGGCGGCCAAGGCGGCGGCGGTCGCGGCCACTGCCGGGGAGGCCTGGGTGATCGGCTCGGACCAGGTCGCCGAACTGGACGGCCAGCCGCTGGGCAAGCCAGGCGAGGTGGCCGCGGCGCACGCGCAGCTGGCGGCCATGTCCGGGCGCAGCGTGCGCTTCCACACGGCGGTGTGCCTGCAGCGCGGCGCGCGCACCCTGCACGCCTGCGACCTCACCGAAGTGCAGTTCCGCGACCTGCAGGCCGAGGCCATCGCCCGCTACGTCGCCGCCGAACAGCCGCTGGACTGCGCCGGCAGTTTCAAGTGCGAAGGCCTGGGGATCAGCCTGTTCCGCGCGATCCGGACCCAGGATCCGACCGCGCTGATCGGCCTGCCGTTGATCGCGCTGTCCGAGTTGCTGCGCGAGGCGGGCTTCGTGCTGCCCTAA
- a CDS encoding aminodeoxychorismate synthase component I: MLRTVPLPAEVDLLALHRLAPQRYPVLLESAASGTAQGRWDLLLVADGQGLRLDRDGGTRALDGTAVAGDFLDALDTHWQAERCERDEPRWPFRGGWALLLDYELAAQVEPVLQLPPSAATTPAALALRCPAALLRDHVTGDCVALAEPAHAALLDAVLADLQALPAAAPAPAWQAPLAIEEDPPQRFVDGVRRILDYLRAGDVFQVNLSRRWSARFAAPLAPAALYAQLRRANPAPFAGLFVGHGRAVVSSSPERLVSVRGDVVETRPIAGTRARAPGDDEAARIRELVGHPKERAEHVMLIDLERNDLGRICAPGSVEVDELMTVESYAHVHHIVSNVRGRLRAGTTPGETIRATFPGGTITGCPKVRCMQIIAELEQTPRGAYTGAFGWLNRDGDMDLNILIRTAEVDGAQVQFRTGAGIVFDSDPERELDETRAKARGLLRALEP; the protein is encoded by the coding sequence ATGCTGCGTACCGTTCCCTTGCCGGCCGAGGTCGATCTGCTGGCGCTGCATCGCCTGGCGCCGCAGCGGTATCCGGTGTTGCTGGAATCGGCGGCGTCGGGCACGGCGCAGGGGCGCTGGGATCTGTTGCTGGTCGCCGACGGGCAGGGCCTGCGGCTGGATCGCGATGGGGGCACCCGCGCGCTGGATGGCACGGCGGTCGCCGGCGATTTCCTCGATGCGCTGGACACGCATTGGCAGGCCGAACGCTGCGAGCGCGATGAGCCGCGCTGGCCGTTCCGTGGCGGCTGGGCGCTGCTGCTGGACTACGAACTGGCCGCGCAGGTGGAGCCGGTGCTGCAACTGCCGCCCTCCGCTGCGACCACGCCTGCGGCGCTGGCCTTGCGCTGTCCCGCCGCGCTGCTGCGCGATCACGTCACCGGCGACTGCGTCGCGCTGGCCGAGCCCGCGCATGCGGCGCTGCTGGACGCCGTGCTCGCCGATCTGCAGGCGCTGCCCGCGGCCGCACCGGCGCCGGCGTGGCAGGCGCCGCTGGCGATCGAGGAAGACCCGCCGCAGCGCTTCGTCGACGGCGTGCGCCGCATCCTCGATTACCTGCGCGCCGGCGACGTGTTCCAGGTCAATCTGTCGCGGCGCTGGTCGGCGCGCTTCGCCGCGCCGCTGGCGCCGGCCGCGCTGTACGCGCAGCTGCGCCGCGCCAATCCGGCACCGTTCGCCGGCCTGTTCGTCGGCCACGGCCGCGCCGTGGTCAGTTCCTCGCCGGAACGGCTGGTGTCGGTGCGCGGCGACGTGGTCGAGACCCGGCCGATCGCCGGCACCCGCGCACGCGCGCCGGGCGACGACGAGGCCGCGCGCATCCGCGAACTGGTCGGGCACCCCAAGGAGCGCGCCGAGCACGTGATGCTGATCGACCTGGAGCGCAACGACCTGGGGCGGATCTGCGCGCCGGGCAGCGTCGAGGTCGACGAGCTGATGACCGTGGAGAGCTACGCCCACGTGCACCACATCGTCAGCAACGTGCGCGGCCGGCTGCGTGCGGGCACCACCCCCGGCGAGACGATCCGCGCCACCTTCCCGGGCGGCACCATCACCGGCTGCCCCAAGGTGCGCTGCATGCAGATCATCGCCGAGCTGGAGCAGACCCCGCGCGGCGCCTACACCGGCGCGTTCGGCTGGCTCAACCGCGACGGCGACATGGACCTGAACATCCTCATCCGCACCGCCGAGGTGGACGGCGCGCAGGTGCAGTTCCGTACCGGCGCCGGCATCGTGTTCGATTCCGACCCGGAGCGCGAACTCGACGAGACCCGGGCCAAGGCGCGCGGCCTGCTGCGCGCGCTGGAGCCGTGA
- the rpmF gene encoding 50S ribosomal protein L32 has protein sequence MAVQKSRVTPSRRGQRRSHDALSAKQLSTDPTSGEIHLRHHVTADGYYRGKKVIATKTAQVEED, from the coding sequence ATGGCTGTGCAGAAATCCCGTGTCACCCCGTCCCGCCGCGGCCAGCGCCGTTCGCACGACGCCCTCAGCGCCAAGCAGCTGTCGACCGATCCGACCAGCGGCGAGATCCACCTGCGCCACCACGTCACCGCCGACGGTTACTACCGTGGCAAGAAGGTGATCGCCACCAAGACCGCGCAGGTCGAAGAAGATTGA
- the acpP gene encoding acyl carrier protein gives MSTIEERVKKIVVEQLGVKEEEVTNNASFVDDLGADSLDTVELVMALEEEFECEIPDEEAEKITSVQQAIDYVKAHVKS, from the coding sequence ATGAGCACCATCGAAGAACGCGTCAAGAAAATCGTCGTCGAACAGCTCGGCGTCAAGGAAGAAGAAGTCACCAACAACGCATCGTTCGTCGATGACCTGGGTGCCGACTCGCTGGACACCGTCGAGCTGGTGATGGCCCTGGAAGAAGAGTTCGAGTGCGAGATCCCGGACGAAGAAGCCGAGAAGATCACCTCGGTGCAGCAGGCCATCGACTACGTCAAGGCGCACGTCAAGAGCTGA
- the fabF gene encoding beta-ketoacyl-ACP synthase II produces MSRRVVVTGMGLVSPLGNDLASSWEGIVNGRSGIGPITQIDASQFTTKIAGEIKDFDPTKFISSKDARKMDSFIHYGVGASFMALDDSGLEITEANAERIGAILGSGIGGLLGIEEQTVKFHEGGARKISPFYVPSTIINMLPGQVSLIKGLKGPTFSAVSACATSNHSIGTAMRMIQHGDADVMLAGGAERGSSPTSVGGFCSMKAMSTRNDDPAAASRPWDKERDGFVLGDGAGVLVLEEYEHAKARGARIYAELVGFGASSDAFHMTAPSEDGEGAARSMVAAMKDAKLNPDQIDYLNAHGTSTPLGDLAETLAMKRALGDHAYKTMVSSTKSMTGHLLGAAGGAEAIFSVMAIHAGIIPPTINLHEPGEGCDLDYVPNVAREKQIDVAMSNGFGFGGTNGTLVFKRV; encoded by the coding sequence ATGAGCCGTCGTGTCGTCGTAACCGGCATGGGCCTGGTGTCGCCGTTGGGCAATGACCTGGCCAGCAGTTGGGAAGGGATCGTCAACGGACGCTCCGGCATCGGCCCGATCACCCAGATCGATGCGTCTCAGTTCACCACCAAGATCGCCGGCGAGATCAAGGATTTCGATCCGACCAAGTTCATCTCGTCCAAGGACGCGCGCAAGATGGATTCGTTCATCCATTACGGCGTCGGCGCCTCGTTCATGGCGCTGGACGATTCAGGCCTGGAGATCACCGAGGCCAATGCCGAGCGCATCGGCGCGATCCTCGGCTCCGGCATCGGCGGCCTGCTCGGCATCGAGGAACAGACCGTCAAATTCCACGAGGGCGGCGCGCGCAAGATCTCGCCGTTCTACGTGCCCAGCACCATCATCAACATGCTGCCGGGCCAGGTGAGCCTGATCAAAGGGCTGAAGGGGCCGACCTTCTCCGCGGTCTCGGCCTGCGCCACCTCCAACCATTCCATCGGCACCGCGATGCGCATGATCCAGCACGGCGACGCCGACGTGATGCTGGCCGGCGGCGCCGAGCGCGGCTCCTCGCCGACCTCGGTGGGCGGCTTCTGCTCGATGAAGGCGATGTCCACCCGCAACGACGATCCTGCCGCGGCCTCGCGGCCGTGGGACAAGGAGCGCGACGGCTTCGTGCTCGGCGACGGCGCCGGCGTGCTGGTGCTGGAAGAGTACGAACACGCCAAGGCGCGCGGCGCGCGCATCTACGCCGAGCTGGTCGGTTTCGGCGCCAGTTCCGACGCCTTCCACATGACCGCCCCGAGCGAGGACGGCGAAGGCGCCGCGCGCAGCATGGTGGCGGCGATGAAGGACGCCAAGCTCAACCCGGACCAGATCGACTACCTCAACGCGCACGGCACCTCCACGCCGCTGGGCGACCTGGCCGAGACCCTGGCGATGAAGCGTGCGCTGGGCGATCACGCCTACAAGACCATGGTCAGCTCGACCAAGTCGATGACCGGCCACCTGCTCGGCGCCGCCGGCGGTGCCGAAGCGATCTTCTCGGTGATGGCGATCCACGCCGGCATCATCCCGCCGACCATCAACCTGCACGAGCCGGGCGAAGGCTGCGATCTGGACTACGTGCCGAACGTGGCGCGCGAGAAGCAGATCGACGTGGCGATGTCCAATGGGTTCGGCTTCGGCGGGACCAACGGTACGTTGGTGTTCAAGAGGGTGTGA
- a CDS encoding DUF177 domain-containing protein — MSANVPELLDAWRMVAARRVFEDRLPLSAMTRLQGSLADTEGECRYTLEFGRDAVLQVSYVELKIETELPLICQRSLQRFLLPVSSVQRLGLIRSEEEEAALPPDHEALLVPEDGMLRPADLVEDELVLAVPLVPVAPGSEAVDRDWPATEEETSKVNPFAALAALKKQ, encoded by the coding sequence ATGTCCGCGAACGTGCCCGAACTGTTGGATGCCTGGCGGATGGTCGCAGCGCGCAGGGTCTTCGAAGACCGCCTGCCGCTCTCGGCGATGACCCGTCTGCAAGGCAGCCTGGCCGACACCGAAGGCGAATGCCGCTACACGCTGGAATTCGGCCGCGACGCTGTACTGCAAGTGTCCTATGTCGAACTGAAGATCGAAACCGAGCTGCCGCTGATCTGTCAGCGCAGCCTGCAGCGCTTCCTGCTGCCGGTGTCGAGCGTGCAGCGGCTGGGGCTGATCCGCAGCGAGGAAGAAGAAGCCGCGCTGCCGCCGGATCACGAGGCCTTGCTGGTGCCGGAAGACGGCATGCTGCGGCCGGCCGATCTGGTCGAGGACGAGCTGGTGCTGGCGGTGCCGTTGGTGCCGGTGGCGCCCGGAAGCGAGGCGGTCGATCGCGACTGGCCGGCGACCGAGGAAGAAACGAGCAAGGTCAACCCGTTCGCGGCGTTGGCGGCGCTGAAGAAACAGTAG